Genomic window (Flavobacteriales bacterium):
TCTGGGTGCTCCCTCAGGATCTCCTCAACGGCAAACAACGCGCAGTCCACCATCAAAGTGGGCTCCTTACCCGGCCCTTCCCGTTGACCTTTTTCTTCGGTGATGGGAGTGGGAGCGAAGATGTGATCATAAATACTCTCAGGGTCCGGTTCATCGGCATTGAGCGCAATGCGGTAGTCGGTACTTACGAGGTCCTTGGCCTTGCGCTCGATCTGCAAGAGCTCCTTCTCATCCAGACCGATGTCCACCAATTGCTGGAAGAAATACGGATAGGGGTCACGGGTCTTATGCTCTTCAAGGTCGTCCCGATACCATTCTCTACGCACTCCGGATGTGTGGTGTCCGAGTAGGGGTACTTTGGCGTGAATCATGAAGGGGCGTCTCTCCCTTCTCATCGTATCGATGACTTCACGCAGCACCTGATAACACTTGACGAAATCCTGACCTTCTTCGATCGTTCGACACTCGATGCCTTTGAATCCCTGGACGAAATGAGTAGCGTCATTGGCACGTATCTCAGAGGCATGGGCCGAGATGTCCCATTCATTGTCCTGTACGAAGAAGAGGATGGGCATCTGCTTGAGGGCGGCCATGTGCAAGGCCTCGGATACTTCACCTTCGGTGATGGATGCATCTCCTAGTGAGCAGACCACCACGGAATCCTTTACATCTGTCAGTCCCTTCTGCTCGAGATACTGTACGCCCATGGCCACTCCGGTAGTAGGGATGGCCTGCATGCCGGTGGCCGAGCTCTGATGCGGGATCTTGGGCATGTCCTTCCTCCGCAGACTAGGGTGGGAATAATAGGTGCGACCTCCGCTGAAGGGGTCATCCTTCTTGGCAAAGACCTGTAGCATCAACTCGGCCGGGTTCATTCCGATACCTAGCAGGATAGAATCATCCCGATAATAGGGTGAGACCCAATCCTGCGGCTGCAATTGCATTCCAAGGGCCAGTTGGATGGCCTCATGACCGCGGGAAGTGGCGTGCACATACTTCGAGGTCAACTTGGCATTCTCCTCGTAGATGTCTGACATGGCCCTTGCGGTGGCCATCAATTCATAGGCCTTCAGTAATGTGTCTTTGTCGATTTCTTTGTGTGGAGTCGATAGGGTTTTCTGGTCGGACATGTACCATTTGCTTTAAGCTTCTAAGATAAGATTTCTAGATCCTTCTGTGGTATGCGCAGGATTCCTCTGAAGGGCCTGGATCGGATGTTCTCTGACAATGCTAGCAATGTATCTTCACGCCCAGAAAAAATTCTTTCCATGACATTGAAGAAGACCCTCATTGCCCTTTCCCTGATCATCCTTTTAGCTGAATTTCCCGCTCAGGTGGATATCGATATCGCTCTGGTCGAATTCGCTTCTGGATTCGATAAACCGGTGGATATCACTACAGCCGGGGATGCCCGACTCTTTATACTCGAGAAGGATGGTGTGATCCGTATCCTGAATTCAGATGGGACCATCAATGCACAACCCTTCCTCGACATCCAATCCCAGACCTCGACAGGAGGGCTCAATAGTGAGCAGGGATTGCTTGGGATAGCTTTCCATCCGGATTACGAAAGCAATGGATTCTTCTACTTGAACTATACGCGTGGAAATGGCGACACCAGAATATCCAGATTCACCGTTTCGGGTGATGAGGATATTGCCGATGCAACTTCCAGGGTGGACATCCTGGACATCGACCAGCCTTACGGGAATCACAATGGTGGAGGTCTGAAGTTCGGACCCGATGGATATCTCTACATAGGTATGGGTGATGGAGGATCGGCCGAGGATCCTCTCGATGCCGGTCAGAGTATGAATACCCTACTCGGAAAGATGCTGCGTATCGATGTGGACGGAGCTTCGCCCTATGGTATTCCAGCGGATAATCCTTTTGTCGGGACCAGCGCTGATACCCTGCCCGAGATTTGGGCCTCTGGTCTCCGTAATCCCTGGCGCTACTCCTTTGACAGAATCACTGGAGACCTCTGGATGGGCGATGTCGGTCAGTACAATTGGGAAGAGATCGATTGGCAACCTGCCTCCAGTATGGGAGGAGAGAACTATGGATGGAGATGTTATGAAGGGAACCATAGCGGCTTCGGTGGAGGGTGTCCTCCTATGAGTGCTTTTACCGGACCGGTAGCCGAGTATTCCCATTCAGGAGGAAATTGTTCGGTGACAGGTGGCTTCGTTTATCGAGGTAATTCCTTTGGAGAACTCCAAGGCAAGTACATCTACGTGGATTATTGCAGCGGACAGTTCTGGAGTCTGGAACAGAACGATGCCGATGAATGGGTGGTCTTCACAATTTCTGGACAAGAAGGATTCGGTTGGACCGCATTCGGAGAAGATCAGTTCGGTGAATTGTACGTGGCGAAACAGACCGATGGCACCATACATCGTATCGTTCAGGATGGTTGTGAGAACAATTTCGCAGAGATCGGAGGGGATGGATTCGGCAATCTGGTTGCAAGTGATGGTATTGCTTGGCAATGGTATCTGAATGGCGAAGCTATTCCTTTGGCCACTGATCAGACGTATACTCCGGTGGTGGAAGGTCAATATACCGTCTTAGTCAGCTTTGACAGTTCATGCGCCATGTATGCTGCGACATTCGATTACTCCTTTACCTCTATCGATGAACTTTCTAATGCACACGGTGTCACCTTGATACAGAATCCTATCGGAGAAGAACTGCTTCTGCAATTCGCTCAGAGTGTGCAAGCTTCCATCGATCTACAGTGCTTCGATGCGGTCGGTAAGATGGTCTTCATGGATCGAATACAACCGGGTATCCAGTATTGGAGCCATACAAGCAGTGGCCTCGAGTCAGGGAATTATACGCTCTCATTGAGTAATGAGAAGGGTGTGACCGCTGTCCGCTTCACAGTGGTCGATTGAGCAAAGAATGAATTCTATGAGGAAAGGCGACCATCGGTCGCCTTTCCTAGTATACTGACCTACCTTTGCGGCCATGCGCACAAAAACGCTCAAGAAGAACAAGGTCAATGTGGTGACGCTCGGTTGTTCGAAGAACATCTTCGACTCCGAAGTACTCATGGCGCAGCTACGTGGCAATGACTTCGAAGTAGAACATGAATCTGAGGAGGAGGATGCCAGTACGGTGATCGTCAATACTTGCGGATTCATCGACAATGCCAAAGAGGAGAGCATCAACACCATTCTCGCTTATGCCGATGCTAAGAAAGATGGACGGGTCGACAAGCTGATCGTCACAGGCTGCCTGAGCGAGCGCTATGCCGATGAACTGCAGACCGAGATTCCTGAGGTGGACTCTTGGTTCGGCACACGGGACCTGCCGCGTCTCCTGAAGACCATGAAGGCCGATTACAAGAAGGAACTCGTGGGCGAGCGTATGCTCACCACCCCCTTCCACTATGCTTATCTGAAGATTGCCGAAGGCTGCGACCGTCCCTGTTCTTTCTGTGCCATCCCACTCATGCGCGGTAAGCACAAGAGCACCCCCATGGAGGATCTGGTCAAGCAAGCTGAAGGACTGGCCGCTC
Coding sequences:
- a CDS encoding tungsten formylmethanofuran dehydrogenase, whose protein sequence is MSDQKTLSTPHKEIDKDTLLKAYELMATARAMSDIYEENAKLTSKYVHATSRGHEAIQLALGMQLQPQDWVSPYYRDDSILLGIGMNPAELMLQVFAKKDDPFSGGRTYYSHPSLRRKDMPKIPHQSSATGMQAIPTTGVAMGVQYLEQKGLTDVKDSVVVCSLGDASITEGEVSEALHMAALKQMPILFFVQDNEWDISAHASEIRANDATHFVQGFKGIECRTIEEGQDFVKCYQVLREVIDTMRRERRPFMIHAKVPLLGHHTSGVRREWYRDDLEEHKTRDPYPYFFQQLVDIGLDEKELLQIERKAKDLVSTDYRIALNADEPDPESIYDHIFAPTPITEEKGQREGPGKEPTLMVDCALFAVEEILREHPEALLYGQDVGGRLGGVFREAATLAQKFGDDRVFNTPIQEAFIIGSTVGMSAVGCKPIVEVQFADYIWPGLNQLFTEVARSNYLSNGKWPVASV